The genomic DNA GGGCGGGCGATCTTCCAATCGATGATCGCGACTTTGGAGCGAAAGGAGTCGGCGGGAGCGCGGTGAGTGTTTCCACGACGATTTGGCCGAGATCGCTCTTCGGAGGATTGAAGATGAGAAGTGGTCGCGGTAAAGTATTGCGTCGGTTGGTGTGCCTTAGTCGCACATTTCTTCCATATAAATATTAAATATAATGAGGAGGGTCGTGATGAGACGTGTAGGTGCAGTGTTGGCGGCGGTCGGTCTGTTGACCTTGGGGGGCGGTATCAATGTTTGGGCTGCGGCAGATGACGGCAGCAAGATAACGATCAAGAGTCCGGCCCAGGGTCAGAAGGTGAAAAGTGACGTCGAAATCGTCTACGATCTCGAAAAGGGTAGCAAAGCGACGCACGTCCATTGTTTCGTGGATGGGGAATATCAGAAGGGATGGAAAGGAACGGTCAAGGGAATGTCACCCGGGACTCGCGAGATCAAGCTCGTGGCGGCAGATAAGGATCATGAGACCTTAGCCGCTGAATCATCCGTAAAGGTGGAAGTGCAGTAAGAACAGGATCAGGGTTCGTTGATCACACAGACCGACTCGGCGAGGCGCCGGATGCGCGCTTCGCCGGTCATGTCGAACGATGCTTGCAGCGATGCCATGCATACCCTGGTATTCGGAACACCCCATAAGAAGTTTTGTCGCTGTGACTGCTAGGTCGTGATACAGGCCGGCATGCCACTCATCACCCAAGACCTCATCGCTCAGCACAACCTCACGGGCGATGAATACCAAAAGATCATCGACATCCTGGGGCGTGAGCCCAATTTGACGGAACTTGGCATGTTTTCTGTGATGTGGTCCGAGCACTGCTCCTACAAGAGTTCTCGGGTACACTTGAAAAAGCTGCCGACGACCGGGCCTCGTGTCGTGCAAGGGCCGGGCGAAAACGCGGGAGCGGTCGATATTGGCGACGGGCTGTGTGTGGTCTTCAAGATGGAATCGCACAACCATCCATCGTTTATCGAGCCCTATCAGGGCGCTGCCACGGGAGTCGGCGGCATTCTGCGCGATATCTTTACGATGGGAGCGAGGCCGATTGCGCTGCTCGATTCACTACGGTTTGGCGAATTGCACTCGCCGAAAAATCGCCATCTCATGAAAGGGGTCGTCTCCGGCATCGCGGGTTACGGCAATTGCATGGGGGTCCCTACTGTGGGAGGCGAGATTGCCTTCAACGACATCTATGCCCTTAATCCGTTGGTCAATGTGTTTTGCCTCGGTCTTGCCCATCAGAACAAGATCTTCCGTGGCACTGCTGCAGGCGTTGGGAATCCCGTCATCTATTTCGGCTCCAAAACGGGCCGCGATGGGATTCATGGAGCGACGATGGCGTCCGATTCGTTCGACGATCAATCGGAACAAAAGCGGCCGACCGTCCAGGTCGGGGATCCTTTTACGGAAAAATTGTTGCTGGAAGCCTGTCTGGAACTGATGGAACACGATCTACTCGTCGGGATTCAAGACATGGGTGCTGCAGGGTTGACGAGTTCCTCCTGCGAAATGGCCTCACGCGCCGGCAACGGAATCGAGTTGGACCTCACGGTGGTACCGCGGCGCGAGCCCGGGATGACGCCTTATGAAATCCTGTTGTCCGAATCGCAGGAGCGTATGCTGATGGTGGCGAAAGCCGGTAAGGAAGACGAGTGCATCGAGATTTGCCGGAAATGGGATTTGGACGTCGCCGTGGTCGGGAAAGTGACCGCCGACGGAATCTTGCGCGTCATGGATCAGGGGAACGTCGTCGCGGAAATTCCGGCGAAGGCATTGGCCGACGACGGACCTCGATATGAACGGCCCTACCAACCGCCTGCCTATCAGGATATGTTGACGAACCTCAACTACGACGCCATTCCCGATGTGAAGGAGGCGAATGCGGCATTGCTGGCCTTGTTGGAGTCGCCGACGATCGCCAGCAAACGGTGGGTGTACGAACAATACGATCACATGGTGCGGACGAACACCACGGTGCGTCCCGGTTCCGATGCGGCGGTGGTGCGTATCAAAGGCACGAAGAAGGCTGTGGCGATGACGGTGGATTGCAACAGCCGCTATTGCCTGTTGAATCCCTATGAAGGGGCTCGGCTGGCGGTGGCCGAGGCGGCGAGGAATCTTGTCTGCTCAGGGGCCGTGCCGATCGGCTTGACGGATTGTCTCAATTTCGGCAATCCGGAGCGGCCCGATATTATGTGGCAGTTCGCCATGGCGATCGAAGGGATGAAAGATGCCTGCGAGCATTTCCAAATCCCAATCGTCAGTGGAAACGTCAGCTTTTACAATGAAACCAACGGACTCTCCATTTATCCAACCCCCATGCTGGGTATGGTCGGGTTAATCGATGACACTGAACAGTCGATGACTCAGTGGTTCAAGCAAGACGGCGACGATATTATCCTGCTGGGCTCCTGTCGTGAGGATTTGGGTGGATCGGAGTACCTCAAAGTCGTCCATGCCCGCGAACAGGGATCGCCGCCCTATCTCAGCCTGAATGCGGAGAAGACGCTCCATGACTGTGTGCTCTCACTGATTCATGATGGACTTCTGCAGTCCGCGCATGATTGCTCGGAGGGAGGTATCGCTGTTGCCTTGGCGGAAAGCTGTATCTCCGGTCCCGAGCGGACCATGGGGGCTGTGGTAAGATTGTCCAGAGGCAGGCTCCGAAAAGATTCCGTTCTTTTCGGTGAGAGTCAGTCCAGGATCGTGATTTCCGCCAATCCGGTCCATCGAGGGGCCATTCTCCACCATGCGAGACGCGTTGGTGTGCCGGCTGAAGTGATTGGAGCGGTTTCCGGTGAGCGATTGATGGTGTCCGTCGGAAATGAAGGTTCGGCGGAACCAGTGATCGATCAACTGGTGACGGTGCTCTTGGATCGATGGGCGTTTTCTGTAGAGCGATCGTTAACCCAAGCTTAATTGAGTGGACCGTTGAGGATCATGAATAGAGAGCTGCCGATCGTATCTCCCGATAAGTTTCACGATGAGTGCGCCGTCTTCGGCGTCTTCGGCCATGAAGAAGCCGCTAATCTGACCTACCTTGGACTGTACGCACTGCAGCACCGCGGGCAAGAGGCGTCCGGGATCGTTGCAGGAGATGGAGACCAATTCTTTATACAGAAAGGCATGGGTCTCGTCGCCGACATTTTTCACAAATCCGTGCTGGAGAAACTGCCCGGCCATATGGCTATCGGACACAATCGCTATTCCACTGCCGGTGGTCACGATTTGAAGAACGTGCAGCCGCTGACCGTGAACTTCGCACTCGGTAATTTGGCCTTGGCTCACAACGGCAATCTCATCAATGCCCAAATGCTCCGACACGAACTCGAGGCCTACGGAGCGATCTTCCAGTCCACATCGGACAGCGAGGTCATTATCCATCTCATCGCACACTCGCGAGCAGGCTCCTTTCTCGCGCGGGTCATCGATGCTCTGAGTCAGGTACGAGGGGCCTTCTCGGTTGTGTTGATGACCGACAACGGCCTTATCGCCGCTCGGGACCCCTACGGTCTCAGGCCCCTATGTATCGGGCGTCTGCGCAGCAGTTGGATTGTGGCTTCCGAAACCTGTGCGTTTGACTTGCTCGATGCCGAGTACGTTCGAGAGGTGGAACCGGGCGAGTTGATCGTCATCAGCGATCAGGGACTCGACAGTCACCATCCGTTTCCTAAGAAGAATCCGGCCATGTGTGTGTTCGAGTACGTCTATTTTGCGAGGCCGGACAGCCGCATCTTTGGGGCCAATGCCGTGTATGCCACACGTAAGGCGTTGGGTCGCCAGTTGGCCCAGGAGTCATGGGTACCGGCGGATGTCGTCATCCCCGTTCCCGACTCCGGTGTGCCGGCTGCGCTTGGCTATTCCGAAGGGGCGGGAATCCGGTTTGAAACCGGGCTGATCCGCAACCACTATGTCGGACGGACGTTCATCGAACCGGAACAGTCGATTCGCCACTTCGGGGTTAAGGTCAAGCTGAATGCAGTACCCGAAGTGTTGGATGGGAAACGAGTCGTCGTCATCGATGATTCATTGGTGCGTGGCACGACGAGCCGCAAGATCGTCAAGATGATCCGGCAAGCCGGGGCGAAAGAGGTTCACATGCGGATCAGCTCACCACCGATTCTCTCGCCTTGTTTCTATGGAATCGATACCCCCACGAAAAAAGAGCTGATTGCATCGGATCATTCCATTGAAGAAATCCGCAAGTACATCACGGCCGACAGTTTGGCATATCTCAGTCTTGACGGCATGTTAAAATCCGCTCCGAGGACAGCCGATCAGTACTGTACGGCCTGTTTTACAGAGCGCTATCCTATCCCGTTTACCCGCGCAGAAGAGCTTCAGTTAGGCCTGTTCGAATCAGCGCGCTGAACTCGTCTGCACGGAAGACATGACGCCTCCAAAGGAAGACGATCAGAAAGCACTGCGGCCGCGGGGCAGACGCCGGGTGCAAGTCGACTATCCGGCTTTATTCACGGGAGATGAACGATCAGGCCATGGAACGGTGACTAATCTAACGATTACCGGATGTGAAATTCAGAGCCATGTCCAGCTTCCCATCGGAGCCGGTCTGAGCCTCCATGTGCAAACGCCAAAGGCTCGTCCTCCGATTGGCATCGCCCTCGCTATCGTCCGTTGGAAGAATGGTGATCGATTTGGACTCGAGTTCGTTCGATTTGAGGGTGGAACCAAAGAACAGCTCGAGGACATGCTGAACCAGCGTGAGAGCCCTGCCGAGGATTAAATTCCCCTGTCTTGCGGTTGCCGCTCCAAAAATCGTCATGGTAGGATGCCGCATCGGTCGATGCGTCAGGTGAGGAACCTCGGTTCCCGATCTTGGAGAGTGGAAAGTGAGAAGGTGAGGAGAGACAGGAAACGATGGATGAGATAGAGGAGGGAAAACAAAAGTTTTTGGAGGTGGTGAAGGAGATCGACGAAACAGTGCAAGTCGTGATCCCCGTGACTCCATCCAATAGCATGTTTCTGGTCTCCCTGACAAAAGGGCCGAACCGTAAATTTATCACTGTACCCGAAGACGACATGATCGACTTGCCTCGCGAAGCGAGCATCCGGGCGAAAGTCACCAAAACGGTACAGGACGCTGTCGGCAGTCTGTGATTTTCTCTGTGCCATAAGCCATTGGTCATCAACCATCAACTCTACGTATCATCTCTTGCTATGAGACACATCTTGCCCGGCATCTGGCAATGGTCATGGTTTTCCGACGAGAAGCAGCTCGACTTCAACGGATTATTCCTGGTGATCGGTGAACATAAGATCCTCGTAGACCCACCTCCGATGACGGCCGAGGCGAGGGCGGTCGTCCGCCGACATGAGCCGATTGACTACATCCTCGTCACGAATCGAGATCATCTTCGAGAGGCTGCGGTCTATCAGGCAGAGTTCAAGTGTCAGCTCCGAGTGCCGGAAGCCGATGCCGCCCAGATGGATGTGAACCCAACGGCGACCTATAAGGATGGCGAACTGTTACCCGGTGGTATTTGGGCCATCCATCTGAAGGATCAGAAGTCTCCGGGAGAGTCGGCATTGTTTATCGAACGGGGACGAGGGGTACTGATCGTCGGGGATGCGCTGATCGGCAAGCCGCCCGGTTCCGTCCGCCTGCTTCCTGCCGAGAAGTATGTGGATATTCAGAAAGCCAAGGAGGGTCTCTGCCGCCTCTTGACGTACAACTTCGATAGCCTCCTCGTCGGAGACGGCGCCTCCATTCTTGTCGGGGGGAAACAGCATGTGGAACAACTCTTGTCGGTGACGTCATGACATTGCGTCACAGCCTATCCGAAGAATTGAATCGACAAGGCAATGAACATTTCTCACGAGGGTACTACACGGAGGCCTATACCTGTTACGCCAAGGCATTAGAGTATGATCGGTTCACCGGTGATCAACGCGCTCTGGTCGCCACACTCGGCAATTTGGGTAACATCTGCGCAGTCAGTGGACGGCGGGATTCGGCCCAAGCGCATTATCAAGAAGTCTTGGAATTGCAAAAATTCCTCGGTGATGAGAAAGGCATCGGGACGACGCTGGCAAACCTGGGAAACCTCCGGGCTGATGCGGGCGAATGGGG from Nitrospira sp. includes the following:
- a CDS encoding Phosphoribosylformylglycinamidine synthase, synthetase subunit; protein product: MPLITQDLIAQHNLTGDEYQKIIDILGREPNLTELGMFSVMWSEHCSYKSSRVHLKKLPTTGPRVVQGPGENAGAVDIGDGLCVVFKMESHNHPSFIEPYQGAATGVGGILRDIFTMGARPIALLDSLRFGELHSPKNRHLMKGVVSGIAGYGNCMGVPTVGGEIAFNDIYALNPLVNVFCLGLAHQNKIFRGTAAGVGNPVIYFGSKTGRDGIHGATMASDSFDDQSEQKRPTVQVGDPFTEKLLLEACLELMEHDLLVGIQDMGAAGLTSSSCEMASRAGNGIELDLTVVPRREPGMTPYEILLSESQERMLMVAKAGKEDECIEICRKWDLDVAVVGKVTADGILRVMDQGNVVAEIPAKALADDGPRYERPYQPPAYQDMLTNLNYDAIPDVKEANAALLALLESPTIASKRWVYEQYDHMVRTNTTVRPGSDAAVVRIKGTKKAVAMTVDCNSRYCLLNPYEGARLAVAEAARNLVCSGAVPIGLTDCLNFGNPERPDIMWQFAMAIEGMKDACEHFQIPIVSGNVSFYNETNGLSIYPTPMLGMVGLIDDTEQSMTQWFKQDGDDIILLGSCREDLGGSEYLKVVHAREQGSPPYLSLNAEKTLHDCVLSLIHDGLLQSAHDCSEGGIAVALAESCISGPERTMGAVVRLSRGRLRKDSVLFGESQSRIVISANPVHRGAILHHARRVGVPAEVIGAVSGERLMVSVGNEGSAEPVIDQLVTVLLDRWAFSVERSLTQA
- a CDS encoding Amidophosphoribosyltransferase — encoded protein: MNRELPIVSPDKFHDECAVFGVFGHEEAANLTYLGLYALQHRGQEASGIVAGDGDQFFIQKGMGLVADIFHKSVLEKLPGHMAIGHNRYSTAGGHDLKNVQPLTVNFALGNLALAHNGNLINAQMLRHELEAYGAIFQSTSDSEVIIHLIAHSRAGSFLARVIDALSQVRGAFSVVLMTDNGLIAARDPYGLRPLCIGRLRSSWIVASETCAFDLLDAEYVREVEPGELIVISDQGLDSHHPFPKKNPAMCVFEYVYFARPDSRIFGANAVYATRKALGRQLAQESWVPADVVIPVPDSGVPAALGYSEGAGIRFETGLIRNHYVGRTFIEPEQSIRHFGVKVKLNAVPEVLDGKRVVVIDDSLVRGTTSRKIVKMIRQAGAKEVHMRISSPPILSPCFYGIDTPTKKELIASDHSIEEIRKYITADSLAYLSLDGMLKSAPRTADQYCTACFTERYPIPFTRAEELQLGLFESAR